Proteins co-encoded in one Coregonus clupeaformis isolate EN_2021a chromosome 5, ASM2061545v1, whole genome shotgun sequence genomic window:
- the LOC121567060 gene encoding WD repeat-containing protein 87-like, with the protein MTSMRRIVPEWKYFLPQLKQTIKEVSSPDEDEVEEETALYLDATPAMQFRYSCAQNYLQCLTANSSLSGTVVVGFQWGHTMTSHRMEVWTENLRGDLRHNLSLPLDSGYRMEHLVSVPSQRVFVGACDDLSLRVFSDPTQGMAVLYRANCLGSVLCMHYCKETEELLTGSMGIITFWGFWTTLQTHLGIVKVLDWHCTSLKRDTIISGLVTERQASTLYALCNRGIKSFDFVGKKEYRALRGHGQGTLRCVSPDWVQRYLYTGDMIGFVQVWSWDTRSLLQEFKAHTRSVSTVLMRPSTHTLLTSSPDGWVKEWSCSGDLLLKLFLDDPGGVRNLWPLGEHSILCHSPSSFSVWRLQNLYRLFNDPGCGMQLLKRVESSQGRAQLLAVSQDSIARLISPASGELLLLSWPFLLLDQALGFAYNPGRKELFVASGSPEVLVLDMALCPCTAKRIIRTSRDQDLDDSVMCLEAVMVSGAEWAGVSPLPCLVFSGHCNGKLQLLSPHQLGCPARKAHDGAILQMSSLARPRPQLCCYGSDKQLSIWEVEMGEVHVEVAPLARVSCSSGLVLSRLLSGKVFGVSPNYSLLFFSLPSGGCLRMERNPPTSISCLDYCAALGLVVVSGPGGTLEVWETRGVQLVEIRLGTPVSQLCFANTRGDLLACFGGTICIISGLRYLPARLLQQVLDLAPVDDILEDPIPFLPRSQSCYDIYLVPRLSLKPGQATPELNETPAVLDVVRPESTGSKNVLDVLNRDRMKKSLMIQAPTPPIVKGDQPGSWSCALPLVKTLEEEVNLEDEPMEGSGDWEKSQTPFEPLTPDTLLLDWPVAPDGFLPNSVLRNWKLKQEPPKAVLPKEAKALCRTLSQSEEEPEHSPVVTVILAKAKEARLKKPIPVPKLLDTPTEYESPPKEEEDDTGDGNELLKHISESLWLVSKPDVDLVEVMKSLMLTMEGMDNDVYENCTEALLSMFQTYDIPPEIRKNLTFSLLKHIEKGNPHWKRLGAMKNLDQLDHFQDKYLYLLAEVLLDPAMDLRKMAKNILSRVYGIENKTSLLNRLQANEDVPKELHKQLDRKLSDDLEHKGSTVAPTKPIGRRLSRPNVHRDSGPFLECTAKDNGTPSPEQDHMWTPDLPLMSSLGCTHESSTLKEESGLSPPGDDFKRHYRSPKKFSKFSLSTAKWDSIVEIPEEVQVQVYDPTLIELYKKSKLRKQLCSQLPTTKAPSDSGVSSMGVSKEASLVQLPDSPQHFRLKPVKGKGDPNWRESLYKLVSQYGFRSPRARLTTLGPLDVPGAAQRYPCTLSPLQTRKASQVSLGQRVVQKIQLRESSFERPPSQFHHGLPLPWQLNSHTMDPSGESMYGRLEVDWVREPMAPQRGKVQKVKLPPIMSRCHPS; encoded by the exons ATGACGTCAATGAGAAGGATAGTTCCAGAATGGAAATATTTTCTTCCGCAGCTGAAACAAACTATAAAG GAAGTGAGTAGTCCTGATGAAGATGAGGTGGAGGAAGAGACAGCCCTGTATCTGGATGCCACTCCGGCCATGCAGTTCCGATACTCCTGTGCACAGAACTACTTACAGTGCCTCACCGCTAACTCAAGCCTCAGTGGCACTGTGGTGGTGGGCTTCCAATGGGGACACACCATGACCTCGCATCGG ATGGAGGTGTGGACAGAGAACCTGCGAGGGGACCTAAGGCACAACCTGAGCCTGCCCCTGGACAGCGGCTACCGGATGGAGCACCTGGTCTCTGTGCCCAGCCAGCGGGTCTTCGTTGGGGCCTGCGATGACCTCTCTCTGCGCGTGTTCTCTGACCCAACGCAGGGCATGGCGGTCCTGTACCGGGCCAATTGCCTGGGCTCTGTGCTCTGTATGCACTACTGCAAGGAGACTGAGGAGCTGCTGACTGGTAGCATGGGCATCATCACCTTCTGGGGCTTCTGGACTACTCTGCAG ACCCACCTGGGGATAGTCAAGGTGCTGGACTGGCATTGCACTTCCTTGAAGAGGGACACTATCATTAGTGGCCTGGTGACAGAAAGACAAGCGTCCACGCTTTACGCGCTCTGCAACCGCGGCATCAAGAGCTTTGACTTTGTGGGGAAGAAAGAGTACAGGGCTCTCAGGGGACACGGTCAGGGTACTCTGCGCTGTGTGTCGCCTGACTGGGTGCAGAGGTACCTCTATACAGGCGACATGATTGGATTTGTACAG GTGTGGAGCTGGGATACTAGGAGCCTGCTGCAGGAGTTCAAGGCCCACACCCGCTCCGTTTCCACGGTCCTCATGAGGCCCAGCACCCACACGCTGCTCACCTCCTCCCCGGACGGCTGGGTGAAGGAGTGGAGCTGCAGTGGGGACCTCCTCCTTAAGCTCTTCCTGGATGACCCTGGTGGGGTACGCAACCTGTGGCCGCTGGGCGAGCACAGCATCCTGTGCCACTCCCCTTCGTCATTCTCCGTCTGGAGGCTTCAGAACCTGTACAGGCTGTTTAATGACCCAGGTTGTGGGATGCAGCTCCTGAAGCGGGTCGAGAGCAGTCAGGGCCGGGCACAGCTCCTGGCTGTGTCGCAGGATAGTATCGCCAGACTGATCTCTCCCGCCAGTGGGGAGTTGCTTCTTCTCTCCTGGCCCTTCCTCCTCCTGGACCAGGCCCTGGGGTTTGCCTACAACCCTGGTCGGAAGGAGTTGTTTGTGGCCAGTGGTAGTCCAGAGGTCCTGGTGCTAGACATGGCTTTGTGCCCTTGCACAGCTAAACGGATCATCCGGACCTCCAGGGATCAGGACCTGGATGACAGTGTGATGTGCCTGGAGGCGGTGATGGTGAGTGGGGCGGAGTGGGCCGGGGTCAGCCCCCTACCCTGCCTGGTGTTCAGTGGCCACTGCAACGGGAAGCTCCAGCTGCTCTCCCCCCACCAACTGGGCTGCCCCGCCAGGAAGGCCCATGATGGGGCTATCTTACAGATGAGCAGCCTGGCCAGGCCCAGGCCCCAGCTCTGCTGCTACGGCTCAGACAAGCAGCTCAGCATATGGGAGGTAGAAATGGGAGAAGTCCATGTGGAGGTCGCACCTCTGGCCAGGGTGAGTTGCTCCTCTGGCCTGGTTCTCTCCCGACTCCTCTCTGGTAAGGTATTTGGTGTTTCCCCCAACTATAgtcttctcttcttctccttgCCTAGCGGAGGGTGTTTGAGGATGGAGAGGAACCCCCCAACCTCCATCTCTTGCCTGGATTACTGCGCTGCTCTGGGGTTGGTGGTGGTGTCGGGACCTGGGGGCACTTTGGAAGTGTGGGAGACTCGGGGTGTGCAGTTGGTCGAGATACGCCTGGGTACACCGGTTAGTCAGTTGTGCTTCGCTAACACCCGCGGGGACCTTCTGGCCTGCTTTGGAGGCACCATCTGCATCATCTCCGGCCTGCGCTACCTGCCTGCCAGGCTGCTGCAGCAGGTACTGGACCTGGCCCCCGTGGATGACATCTTAGAGGATCCCATCCCGTTTCTACCTCGCTCCCAGAGCTGCTATGATATTTATTTGGTGCCACGGCTGTCCCTGAAGCCTGGACAGGCCACGCCAGAGCTGAATGAGACCCCAGCAGTACTTGATGTTGTGAGGCCAGAAAGCACAGGAAGTAAGAATGTACTGGACGTGCTGAACAGGGACAGGATGAAGAAGTCTCTGATGATTCAGGCACCAACTCCACCGATTGTAAAGGGAGATCAGCCAG GTTCCTGGTCTTGTGCTCTCCCATTGGTTAAAACTTTGGAGGAAGAAGTGAATCTGGAGGACGAGCCAATGGAAGGGTCAGGAGACTGGGAAAAGTCTCAAACACCATTCGAGCCTCTCACCCCAGACACACTTCTTCTGGACTGGCCCGTGGCTCCAGACGGCTTCCTCCCCAACTCAGTGCTGCGTAACTGGAAGCTGAAGCAGGAGCCACCCAAGGCAGTGTTGCCAAAGGAGGCCAAAGCCCTTTGCAGAACATTGTCACAGTCAGAGGAGGAACCAGAGCACTCACCAGTAGTCACCGTCATCCTCGCTAAGGCCAAAGAAGCAAGACTCAAAAAACCAATCCCCGTGCCTAAGCTGCTTGACACCCCAACCGAGTATGAATCCCCACCCAAAGAAGAGGAAGATGATACTGGTGATGGAAATGAGCTTCTGAAGCATATCTCCGAGAGCCTATGGCTGGTCTCCAAACCTGATGTGGATTTGGTGGAGGTCATGAAATCCCTGATGTTGACCATGGAGGGTATGGACAATGATGTCTATGAGAACTGCACAGAGGCCCTGCTCAGCATGTTCCAGACCTATGACATCCCTCCAGAGATCAGAAAGAACCTCACCTTCTCCCTCCTGAAACATATCGAGAAGGGGAACCCCCACTGGAAACGCCTGGGGGCCATGAAGAACCTGGATCAGCTAGATCACTTCCAGGACAAATACCTGTACTTGCTGGCGGAGGTTCTCCTAGACCCAGCAATGGACCTGCGGAAGATGGCCAAGAACATCCTGAGCCGGGTCTACGGCATTGAAAACAAGACCAGCCTGCTGAATAGATTGCAGGCCAATGAAGACGTACCCAAGGA GCTCCATAAACAGCTGGATAGAAAACTGTCTGATGATCTCGAGCACAAAGGATCTACAGTTGCTCCCACCAAACCCATCGGCAGAAGGCTGTCCAGGCCAAATGTACACAGGGACTCCG gGCCCTTCTTGGAGTGCACAGCAAAGGACAACGGCACTCCAAGCCCCGAGCAAG ATCACATGTGGACTCCTGACCTCCCTCTTATGAGCTCCCTTGGGTGTACCCATGAATCTTCTACCCTGAAAGAGGAATCTGGCCTCAGCCCACCAGGGGACGACTTCAAGCGCCACTACCGCTCACCAAAGAAATTCAGCAAATTCTCTCTGTCCACAGCCAAGTGGGACAGCATTGTGGAGATCCCTGAGGAAGTACAGGTACAGGTATATGACCCCACCCTCATAGAACTTTATAAGAAATCCAAGCTCCGAAAGCAGTTGTGCAGCCAGCTCCCCACCACCAAGGCCCCCAGTGATTCTGGTGTGAGCTCCATGGGGGTGAGCAAGGAAGCTAGTCTGGTGCAGCTTCCAGACAGCCCACAACACTTCAGGCTGAAGCCCGTCAAGGGTAAGGGGGACCCCAACTGGAGGGAGAGCCTGTACAAGCTTGTATCCCAATATGGCTTCCGCTCCCCAAGGGCCAGACTGACTACTCTTGGCCCTCTGGATGTCCCGGGAGCTGCCCAGCGCTACCCCTGCACCCTGTCCCCTCTTCAGACCAGGAAGGCCAGCCAGGTGTCCCTGggccagagggtggtgcagaagATCCAGTTGAGGGAGTCGTCGTTTGAGAGGCCCCCCTCCCAGTTCCACCATGGGCTGCCCCTGCCCTGGCagctcaacagccacaccatggACCCTTCTGGAGAGAGCATGTATGGGAGGCTGGAGGTGGACTGGGTGAGGGAGCCAATGGCGCCCCAGAGAGGGAAGGTGCAGAAAGTGAAGCTGCCCCCGATAATGTCTAGATGTCATCCATCCTAA